Part of the Rhizobium brockwellii genome is shown below.
TCTGCGCCGGCTGGCCGATATTGAGCGCGCCGCTGTTGAGATAGGAGGTGACGATATTCCAGCCGACACGGCCTTTGGTCAGGTGGTCGAGCGTCGATATGCGGCGGGCGAAGGTATAGGGATGCTCGAAGGAGAGCGACGCCGTCAGGCCGAAGCCGAGGTGCTCGGTCTCGTAGGCCATGGTTGGGATCAGTTGCAGCGGGTCGTTGACCGGCACCTGAGCCGAATGGCGAAGTGCGGCATCGACATTGCCGTTCAGCACATCGTAGACGCCGAGCACGTCGGCGATGAACAGCCCGTCGAACTTGCCGCGCTCCAGAGTCTTTGCCAGATGCACCCAGTAGTCGAGATCCTTGTAGGTCCAGGACTTGTCGCGCGGATGGCGCCAGAGCCCCGGCGACTGGTGTCCGACGCAATTCATGTCGAAGGCGTTCAGCCTGATTTCGCGGGTCATGTCTTTTTTCCTTGGAATTAGGGATTGCTGCGGCCGAGGCCGTAGGTCAGCGCCAACGCGCCGACGAGCACGGCGCCCTTGACGAAATCCTGGGTGTAGTAAGGGGCGTTCAGCATGGTGAGGCCGTTCAGCAGCACGCCGACGAAGACGGCGCCGGCAATGGTGCCGAGCACGTTTGGACGCCGCAAGTTGAAGACGGCAAAGCCGATCAACGCGGCAGCGACCGAATCCATCAGCAGCGAGCCGCCGGAGGAAATGTCGCCACGCCCGACGCGGGCGGCGATCACGATGCCGCCGAGCGATGCCAGCGTGCCTGAAATGACATAGGCGAGCGTCTTCAGCCGCACCGTCGAGGCGCCGGCAAGCCGGGTCGCGACCTCGTTGCCACCTGTTGCAAACAGCAGCCGACCGATGCGGGTGCGTTCAGTGAGGATGAAGAGCGCGATGGCGACCGCCGCCATCAGCACCACAGAAACGGGCAGGGCTCCGAGGATGCTGTAGCGGCCGATCAGCAAAAAGGCCGGGTCGTAGGCGCCGGTCGCTTTTGAGCCGTCGGGCAGGGTGAGGCCCGCAGAGATCGACCGGCCGGCTGTCGGGATCAGCTGCAGGCCGGAAAGCAGAAACATCATCGCCAGCGTGGCGAGCAGATCCGGCACCTTCAGGCGGACGATGAGGAAGGCGTTGACGAGGCCGATCAGGGCGCCAAAGGCGAGCACGAGCGGCACCGTCGCATAAGCATCAAGGTGCCAGACGATCATAGCGTAACTCGCCGCCATCACGCTCGATGCGGCGACCGCGCCGATCGACAGGTCGAAACCGCCGACAGCCAGTGTGACGGTGACGCCGGCGCCGAGAATGGCGACGACGGACACCGCCTGCAGGATGCTCATCAGATTGGCGATGTTGATGAAGGCGGGTTGGGCGATGGCGAAGCCGACGACGAGCAGTGCCAGCAGGATGAACACCGCGCCCGCCCGCAGGAACGCCCCGAGGGCGGCGAGACGGCCGTGATCGGCTTGCGGCGATGCCTTCGGCCGGGCGCTTGGCTGTGGAAGAGTGTCGTCGTCGATCGTCGTCATGCGGATATTCCCTGGATAGCGGAGGCAAGAGCAGCATCTGCCGCGGGCCTCAGCACGTGGCGGTCGATGACGAGGATGCGGTCGGCCACCTCATAGGCCTCCTCCGGGTCGGAGGTCGCAATCAGCGTCGCCCGGTCTCTGCGGGCGCGGATTGCCCGGATGATGTCATGACGGGCGCCGACGTCGACACCCTGGAACGGTTCGTCGAGCAACAGCAGCCGGCTCGGTTCCGCCTCCCAGCGGGCGATCACCGCCTTCTGCTGGTTGCCGCCGGACAGCGACCAGATCGAGGCGAGCGGGCCTGCGGCCTTGATGCCGAGACGAGTGATCGCCTGTTCGGCCTCGCGTCGCTCGCGGCCGCCGACCAGGAAACCGTGCGGATACCATTTGCCAAGATGCGGCAGGCTGATCGTCGCCGACAGCGAATGGCCGGGCCATGCCGGCGGCATCAGTGAGGAACGGTGACGGTCTTCGGCGGCCATGGCGACACCCGCCGCAATTGCCTCAGCCGGGCTTTTCGGCCGATAAGGCCGGCCATCGAGGAACATCTGGCCGCCGGCAAGCGCTGTCACGCCGAAGATCGCCTGGAGCAACCGGCTTTTACCGGCGCCGAGCACGCCTGTTACCGCGACCACCTCGCCTTCATGCAACGACAGGTCGATGGGTGCGCCCATCGGCAATAGGCTGATGTCGCGCATCTCGAAAATCACTGGTCCGGTCGCAGGCCGCGCATCCGGCCGGGCTGCCTCCAGTCGACGGCCGATCATCGTCTCGATGGCGCTCGAAAAATCGATCGGCCGCTCGAAGGTGCCGATGACGCGGCCGCCGCGCATAACGAGCGCGCGGTCGGCGATGGCTTCGAGGTCGGCGGTACGGTGCGAGATATAGAGGATAGCCAGGCCCCGCTCGCGAAGCTTCAGCAGAATATCGAAGAGGCGGCGACTTTCCTCTCCGGAAAGGCTCGCCGTCGGCTCGTCGAGGATGAGGAGGTCGGCGCGGTTGGCAAGCGCGCGGGCGATCGCCACCAGCTGCCGATCGGCGCTGGCGAGGTCACCAAAATCGCGGTCCAGCGGCAGGGTGAAGCCGGCGGCATCGAGCATGGACTGCGCGGCACGGCGGATGCCAGCGCGCGAGACGAAGAAGGGTGTGCTGCGATCGGCAAACCGGTTGAGCAGCAGGGCATCGGCAACGGTCAGACCGGCCGCGCCGACGAGATCCGTCGACTGATGCACTGTGACGACACCGGCCCTTGCCGCTTCGGCCGGGCTACGCGGCGCAAATGGGCGGCCATCGAGGCTGACCGTGCCGCCATCGGCCGGAAGCACGCCGGAGAGGATCTTGACCAGGGTCGATTTGCCCGCGCCGTTTGCGCCCATCAGCGCCACGATCTCACCGCGTTCCATAGAAAAATCAGCGCCGGCAAGCGCCCGCGTCGACCCGAAACTGCGGGTGATATTTTCAATGTGAAGAAGCGGCATCGATAGTGTCCAGGAGTGCATTCGAAGCGGGAGTGTGCCCTGTCCGGGCGGTCGAACTCCAGGCACGCCTTTCCGCTACGAGCCACGCTCAGGAAACAAAGAATCTCCCGCAGCCGGTAAAATCGGATCATTTACTCTACTAAAAACATAGAGATTATATCTAATAATTCAACGCGTCGCAGGGACTTCCAGACCTGTCAGACGACGCCCCGATTTGCTAGAAGGAACGCGACGATGAAATCCCTCGCACGGCTCGCACTCTCTGCCGCCGTCATTCCGTTCATTTTCATTCAAGGCGCAAAAGCCGACGGATTGTCTGGCGCTCCTGCCCCTTTCGACAAGGGCGGCGTCAAAGTAGCGCTGATCAGCTACATCTCGGCCGGCGATTTCTTCCAGGCATACCAGGCAGGGGCTGAAGCTCAGGCCAAGGCGCTGGATATCGATCTGCGCATCTTCCCCGGCCGGCAGGATGCCGCCGAGCAGCGCGAACAGATCCTGCAGGCGATCAATCTCGGCGTCTCCGGCATCGTCATCGATCACGGACTGCCGGAATCGCTCGGCGACGTCGTGCAGCAGGCGCTCGACAAGGGCATCAAGGTCGTGGCCTTCGACGTCAACCTCAACAATCCCAAGATTCCGCAGGTGGAACAGAGCGATCACGAACTCGCATCATTGGCGCTTGAACAGGTGGTGAAGGACAACGGCAACAGTTTCAGCGCCGGCTATGTCTATGTCGCCGGCTTTGCGCCGCTCGACCGCCGCAACGAGGCCTGGGACAAGTTCAAGACAGACAATAAAGGCGTGGTCGAAAAGGCCCGTTTCGGCAATGTCAGCGACACGACGGCGACCTCGACCGCCGACCAGGCGAAGGCTGTGCTCACCGCCAATCCCGATATTTCGGTCGTCTTCGCCCCCTATGACGAATTCGCCCGCGGTGTGAAGCTCGCCGCCAACGACCTCGGCATATCAAACAAGCTCAAGATCTATTCGGCCGACGTCTCGACGGCCGATATCCAGGAAATCACCGAGGAAGGCAGCCCGTGGGTTGCGACCGTCGCGACCAATCCGGCCGTCGTCGGCGCCGTCTCCATCCGCGCCGCAGCCCTCGAAATCGCTGGCCAGACGGTTCCCCACCAGATCACGATCAAGCCGACACTTCTGACACAGGAGAGCCTGCGCGCGGCCAGCGTCAAGACGATCGAGGAACTGGCTGCGAAGATCCCGGCCTTCAGCACGAGCGATGCGGCGACCGCCAGCTGGATTCCGGACAAGCTTTTCTGAGGAGGTCACCCTCGATCCTTCCGGCGGGGGCCTCGTCTCCCGCCGGATCATCTTTTTGGAGAATTGGAGTTCCGCCTATGAGCCAATCCAATGTCGTCTTCGCGACCAGCCGCAACCCGACGCGGGAAGACCTGTTTGCCCGTGCGGAGGATATCTCTGCCGACCTTTCCAGGCGCGCCGCAGACCTCGATCGCGAAGGCCGCCCGCCGCTTGGCGAAATCGTCAAATTGAAGAATGCCGGCCTGCTCAATGCGCTGCATCCCCGTGAGATCGGCGGCGGTGGCCTCGATTGGGTCGACGGACTGAAGCTGGTGCGCATTCTCGCCCGTGGCGAAAGCTCGATCGGCCAGCTGCTCGGCTACCACTATGTCAATAGCCAGTACATCTATTGGGCCCTTGATGCCGCACGCGCCCATGCGCTGGGCAGCGATACGGTCGCCAGGAACCTCTATTGGGGGGCGGCCGTCAATCCGCGCGATCCCGGGCTGGTGCTTACCCGTCGCGGCAACGGCTATGTGCTGAACGGACGCAAGTCCTTCTCCACGGCGGCGCGGGTCTCCGACTACATCAATGCCAATGCGGCGCTCGACGACAAGATCGCCGGCTTCGCCGTGCCGACCAATCGTCCAGGCTACGTCGCCAACGACGACTGGGACAATATCGGCCAGCGTCTGTCCGACAGCGGCAGCGTCGAGTTCCGCGACTTCCCGGTTTACGAGGAGGATTTCGTCGGCGCGCCGGCAGCAGCCGATGCAGCACCTCCGGTGCTTTCGACCTTCAACACGCCGTTCATTCAGCTGGTCTTCGTCAACTTCTACCTCGGCACCGCCGAGGGTGCGCTGCAGGCGGCCGTCGATTACGTCCGCAACACGACCCGGCCGTGGATAACCTCCGGTGTCGAGCGGGCAGCGGATGATCCCTATATCCTCGAACGCGTCGGCGAATTCACCGCCGCGCTGAAGGCCTCGGCGGCCCTTGCCGATAACGCGGCATCAGCCGTGCAGGCGGGCCTTGCCCGCGGCCGCGACGTCACCGCGCGTGAGCGCGGCGAGGCGGCGGCTGAAGCCTATGCCGCCAAGGTCCACGCCACCCATGTCTCGCTCGACATCACCTCGCGCGTCTTTGAACTGACGGGCGCGCGCTCGACGGCCGATAAATACCGCTTCGACCGTTTCTGGCGCAATGTCCGTACGCACACGCTGCACGATCCGGTTTTCTACAAGGCGAAGGAAGTCGGTGAATTCGTGCTGAACGACAGGATACCGGAGGTCAGCCTCTATAGCTGAGGCGGCCATCTTTCATCAAAAGCAAAAACCCCACTGCCGGCACCGGCGGTGGGGTTTTCGGTTGAAAGAGGGGAGATTTCAGAGCGCGCCGTTCTTCGGCGGCGTTACGCCGTTCAAATGGTAGTTGCCGACGACGTGGTATTTCCAGCGCACGGGATCGTGCAGCGTATGGGTGCGGGCATTGCGCCAATGGCGGTCGAGGTTGAGGCCAGCCTGCACCGACGAGGTCCCGGCAAGCTCGAAAAGTGTGTTTGAGGCCTCGAGCGCCACTTCGGTGGTCAGCACCTTGGCGGCGGCAACCGCAAGCGTCGCCGCGACCACCTTTTCCTCTGTCGTCTCGACCTGCGCGGCATCGACCTTGTGCCCGGCGCGCTCCACCAGAGCCGTTGCGGCTTCCAGCCGGATGGCGATCTGGCCGACTTTGGCGATCGTCAGCGGATCGTCGGAGGCACGGTCAAGGCCGCTATCCATCCAGGGGCGCGATTTCGTCCTGACGAACTCCAGCGTTTCAGCAAAGGCCGCCCGTGCGATACCGAGATCGACACCAGCATGGATGATCTGGCCGACCGAGCCGATCGTCGTCGGCCGCTCGAAACCCTTGTGATGGAAGACCACGGAATCGGCGCTGACATAGACATTCTCGAGGATCGTCGTGCCGCTGCCGGTGGTGCGCTGGCCAAAACCGTCCCAGTCGTCGACGATCTCGACGCCTTCAGTACCCTTCGGCACGAAGGCCATAGTCAACCGGTCCTCCGGATCGAGTGCGAAGATGGTGATCCAGTCGGCGAAGAGGACGCCGGTCGAATAGAATTTGCGGCCGTTGATCCGGTAACCCGGACCGTCGCGGGTAATGCGCGTGTTGTAGTGGCCAACCGTCTTGGTGCCGCGCTCGGACAGCGCATTGCCGAAACGGTCGCCGGCCAGCACGCGGCCGAAGAAATAGCGCTGCTGCTCCTCGCCGCCGTCGGTTCGGAGCGCCTCGAGAATATAGAAATGGTTCTGCGGGATCTGGCCGATCGAACCGTCCGCCTCAGACAGGATCGCAGTGATTTCGGCAAGCACGGCGTTGGAGACGTCAAGCCCGCCATATTGCGCCGGCACGGTGATCGCCAGAAGGCCGGACTGGGCGAGAAGATCGAGTTCGCTAAAAGGCAGGATCCTGTCGGCATCGCGCTCGGCGGCGCGGGCGGCAAATTGTGCCGCCAGTCTGCGGGCAGTGGCGATCGCCTCATCATCGCTGCCGATACGGTCGGCCACGGGCCGGATCTGATCTGCTTGCCTTAGCACGGTGTTCATCGATGTCTCCAATTCTGACGAGCCTATCGGTGAAAGAAATTAAGCGCCGACATAAGAGCACAAATTCTATAGATGCGATGGAAAATGAAAAGTGTTTGCTTATCGGCTTCTGGCTGCCGCGTTTAGTGTCTCAGTCGGGCGGTTCTGCGAAAACGTGGCCGGAAAAGCGCCGAAATCGCTACCGGAAATTAGCGGAGCCGGCCTCGATTTGAATTCGTCGAGTTCCTACGTAACCGATATCCGATGCGTCGCTGCAGCGGCTTCAGACAGAACGCCCAATGCGGGGCAGGCGGCCGCCTTGCCCGATCCATGAGGAAAGTCATGACCCCACGGCAGTTGCGCCTCGGCGCCTTTATGCGTCCCGTCAGCCTGCATACCGGCGCTTGGCGCTATCCCGGTTCTTATCCCGACGCCAACTTCAATTTCGCGCATCTGAAATCCTTCGCGCAGGCGCTGGAACGGGCGAAATTCGACGCCTTCTTCATGGCCGATCATCTTGCAGTGCTGAACATGCCGGTCGAGGCGCTGAGGCGCAGCCACACCGTGACCTCCTTCGAGCCCTTCACGCTGCTCTCGGCGCTGGCAGCGGTGACGGAGCGCATCGGCCTCGTCGCGACCGCGTCCACCACCTTCGACGAGCCCTATCACATCGCCCGGCGTTTCGCCTCGCTCGACCATATCAGCGGCGGCCGCGCCGGCTGGAACATCGTTACGACCTCCAACCCCGATGCTGCGCTCAATTTCGGCCTCGACGAACATGTGGAGCACGGCGAGCGTTACCATCGCGCCCGGGAATTCTATGATGTGGTCACCGGGCTTTGGGATAGCTTCGCCGACGACGCCTTCATCCGCGACCGAGAAAGCGGCCTGTTCTTCGATCCGGAGAAGATGCGTGTGCTCGGCCACAAGGGCGAGGAACTGAGCGTCCGCGGGCCGCTCAATATCGCCCGGCCGCCGCAGGGCTGGCCCGTCATCGTCCAGGCCGGTCAGTCGGACCCAGGCCGCCAGCTTGCCGCGGAAACCGCCGAGATGGTTTTCTGTTCGCCGCGCGATCTGGCCGCCGGCAAGGCGCTTTATGCCGATATCAAGGGCCGCATGGAAGCCATCGGCCGCAGCCGCGACCATCTGAAGATCCTGCCCGCCGCCTTTGTCATCGTCGGCGACAGCATCGAGGAGGCCCGCGCCAAACGCGCCACGCTCGACAGCCTCGTGCATTACGACAGCGCCATCGCCTCGCTCTCGATCGCGCTCGGCCATGACGCTTCCGGCTTCGATCCCGACGCACCGCTGCCGGCCGATATTCCCGACACCAATGCCAGCAAGACCGGCCGCGCCCAGGTGCTGAAACTTGCCGCCGAGGAAAATCTGACGGTGCGTCAACTGGCGCAGCGTTATGGCGGCTATGCCGGCCTTGCCTTCGTCGGCACGCCGGCAAGCATCGCCGACGAGATGGAACGCTGGCTTGACGAGGAGGGGTCGGACGGTTTCAACATCGTCTTTCCCTATCTACCGCAGGGTCTCCTCGACGTCACCGAACGGCTGGTTCCGGAGCTGCAGCGCCGCGACCTGTTCCGCAGCGAATACGAGGGCACGACACTGCGCGAGCATCTCGGATTGCCGCGGCCGGAGAACCGATTCTTTGCATCAGGTACGTGAAGGGGCCTCGCTTCTGCTTTCCGGAAGCAAGCCGATAGCGCTCAGGCCATGACCCCAACCCGAAATGCATCGCTTTCGCCCGGCATCAGTTCGAGGGGCCAGATGATGTTGCCCCCATCGCCTGGATAGAACTCTCGATAGGCCGGCATGTTGGCGAGAAGCATCCGGCCGAGCGCGACACCGAGATCGTAGAGCGAGATGCGGAAGCAGCTCAGCGCCGGCTGCAGGAACCGTGCGCGCGGAGCGTCGCGGAAGCCGACCACCGCAAGGTCGCGGCCGGGCATGACGCCCGATTCCATCAGACGGCGATAAAGGCCGATCGCCATCAGCTCGTAGATCAGGATCACCGCCGTCGGCCGCTCTTCGAGCAACAGCAGCTCATGAGCCGCCTGATAGCCGCCCTGTTCGCTCGACTTGACGCGGATGACGAGCGAGGGGTCGAAGGGAATATCGTGCCGCTCGAGCGCGCGGCGATAGCTGTCGATAAAGAGGTAGCCGAGGTTGGCCTCGCTCGATGGCGCGGTGATCGCGATCCGGCGGTGGCCCAGC
Proteins encoded:
- a CDS encoding SfnB family sulfur acquisition oxidoreductase, with amino-acid sequence MNTVLRQADQIRPVADRIGSDDEAIATARRLAAQFAARAAERDADRILPFSELDLLAQSGLLAITVPAQYGGLDVSNAVLAEITAILSEADGSIGQIPQNHFYILEALRTDGGEEQQRYFFGRVLAGDRFGNALSERGTKTVGHYNTRITRDGPGYRINGRKFYSTGVLFADWITIFALDPEDRLTMAFVPKGTEGVEIVDDWDGFGQRTTGSGTTILENVYVSADSVVFHHKGFERPTTIGSVGQIIHAGVDLGIARAAFAETLEFVRTKSRPWMDSGLDRASDDPLTIAKVGQIAIRLEAATALVERAGHKVDAAQVETTEEKVVAATLAVAAAKVLTTEVALEASNTLFELAGTSSVQAGLNLDRHWRNARTHTLHDPVRWKYHVVGNYHLNGVTPPKNGAL
- a CDS encoding LLM class flavin-dependent oxidoreductase, which encodes MTPRQLRLGAFMRPVSLHTGAWRYPGSYPDANFNFAHLKSFAQALERAKFDAFFMADHLAVLNMPVEALRRSHTVTSFEPFTLLSALAAVTERIGLVATASTTFDEPYHIARRFASLDHISGGRAGWNIVTTSNPDAALNFGLDEHVEHGERYHRAREFYDVVTGLWDSFADDAFIRDRESGLFFDPEKMRVLGHKGEELSVRGPLNIARPPQGWPVIVQAGQSDPGRQLAAETAEMVFCSPRDLAAGKALYADIKGRMEAIGRSRDHLKILPAAFVIVGDSIEEARAKRATLDSLVHYDSAIASLSIALGHDASGFDPDAPLPADIPDTNASKTGRAQVLKLAAEENLTVRQLAQRYGGYAGLAFVGTPASIADEMERWLDEEGSDGFNIVFPYLPQGLLDVTERLVPELQRRDLFRSEYEGTTLREHLGLPRPENRFFASGT
- a CDS encoding sugar ABC transporter ATP-binding protein, which gives rise to MPLLHIENITRSFGSTRALAGADFSMERGEIVALMGANGAGKSTLVKILSGVLPADGGTVSLDGRPFAPRSPAEAARAGVVTVHQSTDLVGAAGLTVADALLLNRFADRSTPFFVSRAGIRRAAQSMLDAAGFTLPLDRDFGDLASADRQLVAIARALANRADLLILDEPTASLSGEESRRLFDILLKLRERGLAILYISHRTADLEAIADRALVMRGGRVIGTFERPIDFSSAIETMIGRRLEAARPDARPATGPVIFEMRDISLLPMGAPIDLSLHEGEVVAVTGVLGAGKSRLLQAIFGVTALAGGQMFLDGRPYRPKSPAEAIAAGVAMAAEDRHRSSLMPPAWPGHSLSATISLPHLGKWYPHGFLVGGRERREAEQAITRLGIKAAGPLASIWSLSGGNQQKAVIARWEAEPSRLLLLDEPFQGVDVGARHDIIRAIRARRDRATLIATSDPEEAYEVADRILVIDRHVLRPAADAALASAIQGISA
- a CDS encoding acyl-CoA dehydrogenase family protein; translated protein: MSQSNVVFATSRNPTREDLFARAEDISADLSRRAADLDREGRPPLGEIVKLKNAGLLNALHPREIGGGGLDWVDGLKLVRILARGESSIGQLLGYHYVNSQYIYWALDAARAHALGSDTVARNLYWGAAVNPRDPGLVLTRRGNGYVLNGRKSFSTAARVSDYINANAALDDKIAGFAVPTNRPGYVANDDWDNIGQRLSDSGSVEFRDFPVYEEDFVGAPAAADAAPPVLSTFNTPFIQLVFVNFYLGTAEGALQAAVDYVRNTTRPWITSGVERAADDPYILERVGEFTAALKASAALADNAASAVQAGLARGRDVTARERGEAAAEAYAAKVHATHVSLDITSRVFELTGARSTADKYRFDRFWRNVRTHTLHDPVFYKAKEVGEFVLNDRIPEVSLYS
- a CDS encoding ABC transporter permease, which translates into the protein MTTIDDDTLPQPSARPKASPQADHGRLAALGAFLRAGAVFILLALLVVGFAIAQPAFINIANLMSILQAVSVVAILGAGVTVTLAVGGFDLSIGAVAASSVMAASYAMIVWHLDAYATVPLVLAFGALIGLVNAFLIVRLKVPDLLATLAMMFLLSGLQLIPTAGRSISAGLTLPDGSKATGAYDPAFLLIGRYSILGALPVSVVLMAAVAIALFILTERTRIGRLLFATGGNEVATRLAGASTVRLKTLAYVISGTLASLGGIVIAARVGRGDISSGGSLLMDSVAAALIGFAVFNLRRPNVLGTIAGAVFVGVLLNGLTMLNAPYYTQDFVKGAVLVGALALTYGLGRSNP
- a CDS encoding substrate-binding domain-containing protein, producing the protein MKSLARLALSAAVIPFIFIQGAKADGLSGAPAPFDKGGVKVALISYISAGDFFQAYQAGAEAQAKALDIDLRIFPGRQDAAEQREQILQAINLGVSGIVIDHGLPESLGDVVQQALDKGIKVVAFDVNLNNPKIPQVEQSDHELASLALEQVVKDNGNSFSAGYVYVAGFAPLDRRNEAWDKFKTDNKGVVEKARFGNVSDTTATSTADQAKAVLTANPDISVVFAPYDEFARGVKLAANDLGISNKLKIYSADVSTADIQEITEEGSPWVATVATNPAVVGAVSIRAAALEIAGQTVPHQITIKPTLLTQESLRAASVKTIEELAAKIPAFSTSDAATASWIPDKLF